Within Rhodothermales bacterium, the genomic segment AACGGTGCGTCTGTGACTCGAAGGTTTGCCTGACCATGCACGTCCAGGGCGCCCGCAAGAGTCCAGGCAGCAACGAGGAAGGCACGTACGTGTGATTGGCTGAGTTTCACGGGGCCAACAGTTTGAAATGGGCGCTTGTCAGGGCAACGTCTGACGATCGGGTGAGATCCGGTGCGGCTACGATATGCCCGTTGACTACAGGTGGCCAAAGAAAAGGGGCTCCGTACGCCGGGGCCCCTTTTCTCCAACCGATGTTCCAACCGAACTGTCCTACTTCAGAAGCGTCATCGTGCCGGTCAGCTGCGTTGCACCGACCTGCAGACGATACAGATAAATGCCGGACGACAGGTTATCGGCATTAAACGTCGCCTCGTAGGTGCCGGGCATCATAGTCTGGTCGACCAGCACCGCAACCTCACGACCCATCATGTCAAACACACTCAGCTGTGCATGTTGCGACTCTTTGAGCGCAAACTCAATCGTCGTTGATGGATTGAACGGGTTCGGGTAGTTCTGCGAGAGTGTGTAGCTCTCCGGAACGGTCGAGTCCACTTGATCGATAGACGTCGTGCCCACGGTGTAATAGTACATAGCCGGAGCCGTCTGGCTGAACTGAGTGACCCATGCTGTATTGCCGTCGTTGCTGAAGGCAAGACCGCGCGGGCGACCCCCCGTCTCATTGCAAACACCGGCCGTGAATGTCTGGCACTCGCCCCAGGTTATGGATCCGAGAGGCGTCTCGACAGCATCGCCATCAATGACGTCCGCGAGAGCGAATTCATACCAGGTGTTCGAGTTCCAGTTCGTTACGACGGGTGTACCATCGGGTAGTACGTAACGGTTGGGTGCATCGTTCGGCGATCCTGAGCCAACCCATAGATTTCCGGTGGCCCGGTTGATTGTCATGGACTCGCTGTCCATGCCGCGAAGCACGGTGCCAATGGAATCCCAGGCGGAGAACTCATCGGCCCGCTGGTACAGAATTACCGCGTTGTTCGTATAGCCTGCCCACAACACGGAATTACCATCCGGTGATACCTCGAAAGACCGCGAAAACCCGACGGAAATGTCCGCCACATTTCCGAGGTCACCCAGATCTGTGGGGTTGAGTTCCCTGGGCGATGCATCATCACCGCTACACACGGAGCCAATGAAGATGTTTCCGGTGTCCGTGGCCACTGCCGCTGCGTTCACGGCACAGTATCCGGTGCTACCATCGTTGAAGGCCCGCTTGAACCCCGTGGCAATGCCATCGCCGTCGCCGACGGTCGTGTGATCGAGGTAGTACAGGGATTTGTCCAACGACATGAGGATGTCGCCATTGCCGTCAGCACGCAAGCCGCGCCCATTATCAGCAAGCGCGTCGAATCCGAGCGTATCGGTGACGCCTCCGGGAAGCGATACGAACTTCAGGACTTCAACAAGCGACATGTCGGCGTTGAAGACATAAGTCGCACTTACGGCCTCGTAGACGCCGCCGCCTGTGTCAACGCTGTCGCTCTTGCTAAAAGGTTGAAACCAGAGCCGGTCCATTCCATCAACCGCAATGCCATGACCTGATCCGATTGCGTTGTCGAGCAAGATCTGCGGCCAAAATTCGCCCTGCAGATCCCACTCGGTCTGAGCGTTCGCCAGCACCGGAATAAGCAGCAGTGCTGCGAGTGGTATCAGTACTTTCTTCATTTGTGTCATGCCTCTTTCGATGTTTCTGAATTCGAGTTTAAAAGACGTAAGTGAGGGTTAGCGCACACCCTCGCGCTGCGTATTTATCCGCACAATGTCCGCGTCCGTGCCAATGTCCGCGTTTGCAGTTTTTGCCACGTAGAGAAACGGATCCGGACCCCACGCCAGCCCTGAGACTGTGGGTTCAAGAACGCCCGGGTACAAGCTCTCCCAGGAGCCGTCGGGACGCACGAACAGAACCGGATCGGGCAACTCGGTTCCTATAAACAGCTCTCCTGTAGTGGCAAACGCAAGGGCATTGCCCGGGACAAACTCACTGCCGACAGCGTCAGTTACGGAGAAATAGGTCTCGACCGTGCCAGGGTTTCCGCCTGCATCCAGCGGGAGGCGTTCGACGGTCGATGCGCCCTCTCGCTCCACGGCTACATACAAGAAGCCCGAGAACACCACCATGTCTGAGACAACCCCGTCAAAATCAACAATAAGCACGCTCTTGTCCGGAGCTATCCGAAAGATCTGTGCATTGCCGCCGCCACCCCACAGATTGCCCGCGTCGTCGAACGTGATGGCCGACAGGCGAACGCTGCGGTCGACAAGTGCGGTCCATGTTTCCTGGCCACCACCGCCGGGAGGAAAGCGGAACACGGCCCTGAGATTACGGACGGCGTACAAATATCCGTCAGGGCCAAGCGCCAGATCATCCCACCTGAAGGTCGATGCGACATATTCTGATCGAGCGCCATCCGGAGTAACAATCTGAATCCCAGCCGGGACAGAGTTGGCCAGCATCGACACGTAGAGGTTGCCTTCCGAATCCGATGTGATGCCAACCGGCTCCTCAAACCCACCTATGTTTGCAAAGGACGTGGCGGCCGGGTTCAGCCTGTAGTTGACGTTGTTGCTGAAGTTCTCGGCTCCGATCACAGCCAGTTTGATCGTCACGTCGGGTGAAGGCTCGTTGGGCGCACGAACCGTGAGCTCAGTCGCAGTGGCCGATAACGTCGGCGCTCTGGTGGTCCCGAAATAGACGAGGTTTTCTCCCGGGCGCGTTGAGAAGTTCTCCCCGGTTATCGTCACGACAGACACGCCGGCCAGCGCTGAATCGACCGGAGCAATTCCGCTGATGACGGGATCCGGACCGAACGTTGCGTCCGGATCGAAAAGCGTTGAGGGGTCGGTATCACACGCCGCCACCGACAGCACCAGGCCGACGAGCGCGAACAGCCAGAGACGGGCTGATAGCCTGTTTCTTCTGAAGCAAGGACTCATAAGAGCTCCTGAATTCAATTTACCCACATCTGCATCCTAGATACCCACGGACAGCGAGAGCCTGTGCACAGATGAGAAAATGCCGAAGTCTGTGTACGCATAATCTGCGCGTATGCCGAAGCGGCGAACGCCGACACCCAGGTTAATTCCCTGCTCGTCCGTAGGAAAGACGTATCCGGCACGCAGTGCAATCGTGTCCATGAACATATACTCACCGCCGATCTTCAGCTGTTCGGGAAAGTCCCGTGGATGCTCTGCATCGATCGACAGCGTGAAGTCGTGCATGTCCGACATATCGGCGGCCATCAGATCCGTGAT encodes:
- a CDS encoding T9SS type A sorting domain-containing protein, with the translated sequence MKKVLIPLAALLLIPVLANAQTEWDLQGEFWPQILLDNAIGSGHGIAVDGMDRLWFQPFSKSDSVDTGGGVYEAVSATYVFNADMSLVEVLKFVSLPGGVTDTLGFDALADNGRGLRADGNGDILMSLDKSLYYLDHTTVGDGDGIATGFKRAFNDGSTGYCAVNAAAVATDTGNIFIGSVCSGDDASPRELNPTDLGDLGNVADISVGFSRSFEVSPDGNSVLWAGYTNNAVILYQRADEFSAWDSIGTVLRGMDSESMTINRATGNLWVGSGSPNDAPNRYVLPDGTPVVTNWNSNTWYEFALADVIDGDAVETPLGSITWGECQTFTAGVCNETGGRPRGLAFSNDGNTAWVTQFSQTAPAMYYYTVGTTSIDQVDSTVPESYTLSQNYPNPFNPSTTIEFALKESQHAQLSVFDMMGREVAVLVDQTMMPGTYEATFNADNLSSGIYLYRLQVGATQLTGTMTLLK